The Streptomyces aurantiacus genome includes a region encoding these proteins:
- a CDS encoding TIGR03885 family FMN-dependent LLM class oxidoreductase codes for MTVYGLHASHEQVPPADLLDAVVHAERAGFTAAMCSDHFSPWSVRQGESGFAWSWLGAALQATDETPFGVVNAPGQRYHPAIIAQAVASLAAMYPGRFWVALGSGEASNEHITGAGWPRKDVRTARLGECVDVIRALLQGEEVSHDGLVTVDRARLWTLPPDVPPLIGAACSTATAAWCAEWADGLITVNAPRERLREIIDAYRDAGGRGPLHLQVHLSWAPDEDEAGALAHDQWRTNVHAPPVSWDLDSADLFDIVSEHVSFDQVAQTVNISSDLGRHTAWLQEYAELGFDAVMLHHVGREQGPFIDAFGAEVLPRLDVTRPVPATAKEYRCV; via the coding sequence ATGACTGTCTATGGATTACACGCCTCGCACGAACAGGTCCCGCCCGCGGACCTGCTCGACGCCGTGGTGCACGCGGAGCGTGCGGGATTCACCGCCGCCATGTGCTCGGACCACTTCTCGCCGTGGAGCGTACGACAGGGGGAGTCCGGGTTCGCCTGGTCGTGGCTCGGAGCCGCCCTCCAGGCCACCGACGAAACGCCGTTCGGCGTCGTGAACGCGCCCGGCCAGCGCTACCACCCCGCGATCATCGCCCAGGCCGTCGCCAGCCTCGCCGCCATGTATCCCGGCAGGTTCTGGGTGGCCCTGGGCAGCGGTGAGGCCTCGAACGAGCACATCACGGGAGCGGGCTGGCCCCGCAAGGACGTCCGTACCGCGCGGCTGGGCGAGTGCGTCGACGTCATCCGCGCACTGCTTCAGGGCGAGGAGGTCAGCCACGACGGACTGGTGACCGTGGACCGGGCTCGGCTGTGGACCTTGCCGCCCGACGTACCGCCGCTGATCGGAGCCGCCTGCAGCACGGCGACCGCGGCCTGGTGTGCCGAGTGGGCGGACGGCCTGATCACGGTCAACGCCCCGCGGGAACGCCTGCGTGAGATCATCGACGCGTACCGTGACGCGGGCGGCCGAGGGCCGCTGCACCTCCAGGTCCACTTGAGCTGGGCCCCCGACGAGGACGAGGCCGGTGCGCTGGCGCACGACCAGTGGCGCACCAACGTGCATGCTCCGCCCGTCAGTTGGGATCTGGACTCGGCGGACCTGTTCGACATCGTCAGTGAACACGTCAGCTTCGATCAGGTGGCGCAGACGGTCAACATCTCGTCCGACCTGGGCCGGCACACGGCCTGGCTGCAGGAGTACGCCGAACTCGGCTTCGACGCTGTGATGCTCCACCACGTGGGCCGCGAACAGGGCCCGTTCATCGACGCGTTCGGGGCCGAGGTACTGCCGCGCCTCGACGTCACCCGTCCTGTGCCCGCCACGGCGAAGGAGTACCGATGCGTCTGA
- a CDS encoding alpha-amylase family protein → MRLTRTSDLWWKNAVVYCLDVETYQDGNGDGTGDFAGLTQRIDHLVRLGVTCVWLMPFYPTRERDDGYDITDFYGVDPRLGTLGDFTEFVRTARDRGIRVIADLVVNHTSEEHPWFRDARSGRDSAHRDWYVWADEPPEDGPEGVVFPDAEDSLWEYDKGSGQYYLHRFYKQQPDLNIANPEVRDEIARVMGFWTELGLSGFRVDAVPFLLETDGQSDAGALPDPHEYLADLRAFLGRRNGESILLGEVNLPYDDTARFFGDPASGRGDELTMCFDFVVMQQMYLSMAREDAGPLATALRQRPAAPRDAHWATVVRNHDELTLDKLSDDERAEVFEAFGPDEDMQLYGRGLRRRLPPMVDGDRRRIELAYSLLFTLPGTPVLFYGEEIGMGENLAAAGRQAVRTPMQWTPEAGAGFSTAGPDALPNPLAEGAFGCQNVNVYEQSRDPGSLLGRMRLFIERYREAPELAWGDYRLVETGDSAVLAHVGCTADGTVLAVHNFAGVPATVRLRLSEAGPGGRLTDLLDEEHKGLTVPDDGLVRVELPAYGYRWLRVGTPADDPERVAAD, encoded by the coding sequence ATGCGTCTGACCCGTACGTCCGACCTGTGGTGGAAGAACGCGGTGGTGTACTGCCTGGACGTCGAGACGTACCAGGACGGGAACGGCGACGGGACCGGTGACTTCGCGGGCCTCACACAGCGCATCGACCATCTGGTGCGTCTCGGTGTGACATGCGTGTGGCTGATGCCGTTCTATCCGACGCGGGAGCGCGACGACGGATACGACATCACGGACTTCTACGGAGTCGACCCCCGCCTGGGCACTCTCGGGGACTTCACCGAGTTCGTCCGCACCGCCCGGGACCGCGGCATCCGGGTGATCGCCGACCTGGTCGTCAACCACACCTCCGAGGAACACCCGTGGTTCCGGGATGCCCGGTCCGGCCGGGACTCCGCCCACCGTGACTGGTACGTCTGGGCGGACGAGCCGCCCGAGGACGGCCCCGAGGGCGTGGTCTTCCCCGATGCGGAGGACAGCCTGTGGGAGTACGACAAGGGCAGTGGCCAGTACTACCTCCACCGGTTCTACAAGCAGCAGCCCGACCTCAACATCGCCAACCCCGAGGTCCGCGACGAGATAGCCCGTGTCATGGGGTTCTGGACGGAGCTCGGCCTGTCCGGATTCCGGGTCGACGCCGTGCCCTTCCTGCTGGAGACGGACGGGCAGAGCGACGCTGGAGCGCTGCCCGATCCGCACGAGTACCTCGCCGATCTGCGCGCCTTCCTCGGCCGCCGCAACGGCGAGTCGATCCTGCTCGGAGAGGTCAACCTCCCCTACGACGACACCGCGCGCTTCTTCGGCGACCCCGCCTCGGGCCGTGGGGACGAGCTCACCATGTGCTTCGACTTCGTCGTGATGCAGCAGATGTACCTCTCCATGGCGCGCGAGGACGCCGGGCCGCTGGCCACCGCGCTGCGTCAGCGTCCGGCCGCCCCACGGGACGCACACTGGGCCACGGTCGTCCGCAACCACGACGAACTCACCCTCGACAAACTGAGTGACGACGAACGGGCCGAGGTGTTCGAGGCCTTCGGCCCGGACGAGGACATGCAGTTGTACGGCCGGGGACTGCGCCGCAGGCTGCCGCCCATGGTCGACGGCGACCGGCGCCGCATCGAGCTCGCCTACAGCCTGCTCTTCACGCTGCCGGGCACCCCTGTGCTCTTCTACGGCGAGGAGATCGGGATGGGCGAGAACCTGGCTGCCGCGGGGCGCCAGGCCGTCCGCACACCCATGCAGTGGACACCGGAGGCAGGCGCGGGCTTCTCCACCGCCGGCCCGGACGCGTTGCCCAATCCACTGGCCGAAGGCGCCTTCGGATGCCAGAACGTCAACGTGTACGAGCAAAGCCGCGACCCCGGCTCGCTCCTGGGCCGTATGCGGCTCTTCATCGAGCGCTACCGGGAGGCGCCTGAACTGGCGTGGGGCGACTACCGGCTGGTGGAGACCGGGGACAGCGCGGTGCTGGCGCATGTCGGCTGCACCGCCGACGGAACGGTCCTGGCGGTGCACAACTTCGCCGGCGTACCGGCCACCGTACGGCTGCGGCTGTCCGAGGCCGGACCTGGTGGCAGGCTGACGGATCTGCTCGACGAGGAGCACAAAGGTCTCACGGTGCCCGACGACGGCCTGGTCCGTGTCGAGCTGCCCGCCTACGGCTACCGATGGCTGCGCGTCGGTACCCCGGCCGACGATCCGGAAAGGGTCGCGGCCGACTGA
- a CDS encoding DNA-binding response regulator — MAEIVTIRGDLELLTRTAELFSSVQEEFVCVARDLSTWSRPGARQAARDRLRSSGTHQIRKLYSPAVLADEHSREHLADLLGRGARVRIAATTLPHETIIIDRRFAILAGVHTPGGREYTMASAPALVGGIHALFEAAWETATDMRTFVRGEQPDLDAESRTVLRALGSGATDETAARELGLSLRTYRRRVAELLTSLDAGSRFQAGMRAGELGLSG, encoded by the coding sequence GTGGCAGAGATCGTGACGATCCGCGGTGACCTGGAGCTCCTCACGCGTACTGCCGAGCTCTTCTCCTCCGTCCAGGAGGAGTTCGTCTGTGTCGCCCGCGATCTCAGCACCTGGTCCCGCCCCGGAGCCCGGCAGGCAGCCCGCGACCGGCTGCGAAGCAGTGGCACGCACCAGATCCGCAAGCTGTACAGCCCGGCTGTGCTCGCTGACGAGCACAGCCGCGAGCACCTCGCCGACCTCCTCGGCAGGGGCGCCCGGGTGCGGATCGCCGCCACGACGCTCCCGCACGAGACGATCATCATCGACCGCCGGTTCGCGATCCTCGCCGGCGTGCACACCCCCGGCGGCCGTGAGTACACCATGGCTTCCGCGCCCGCCCTGGTCGGCGGGATACACGCGCTGTTCGAAGCCGCCTGGGAGACGGCCACCGACATGAGGACCTTCGTACGCGGCGAGCAGCCCGATCTCGACGCCGAAAGCCGTACGGTCCTGCGGGCGTTGGGATCGGGCGCCACCGACGAGACCGCCGCACGCGAACTCGGCCTGTCCCTGCGCACCTACCGCCGCAGGGTCGCCGAACTGCTCACCTCCCTGGACGCGGGTTCGCGATTCCAGGCCGGGATGCGCGCGGGCGAACTGGGCCTGAGCGGCTGA
- a CDS encoding MFS transporter, with protein sequence MTISLHEGRPAGRHAAVPQGSLLRRVYAPRAFDALAFSMCTYAMPLLVLATTNSASLTGLAFALEWIPRVAAFGLAGDLVDRCGAAIVFFLASLARALLVGAGGVALFVLPGGTAETVTVMALAAGTGALTQFSFIANEAVGAIVSRRTAGQAHKVQAVLIGIDQTATLTGPALGGVLLLLGPTHMLAVLGVLSVLAACLALQTPPTPLRASSKNSARLEAGLKVGWNTLRSLPVLSWLVAGLVVSNLALGLLHAASPIIVIERFGLTSAAVGTLWSAAAASTLLAVAACRIALNRLGLWGVGVVCSTVAAAACLALSQAPTYISYVLVMALFMAADGGLTVVLRTLRSLLIPPAAFGSTLSLTILLLLLPFPVAGVVVALTPVPALGHAILVCGVLQAVALGLAFLRLRGDPVLRGSGNMAQAAA encoded by the coding sequence GTGACCATCTCCCTCCATGAGGGCCGACCGGCCGGTCGGCATGCAGCCGTTCCCCAGGGCAGCCTGCTCCGCCGGGTCTACGCACCCCGCGCCTTCGACGCGCTCGCCTTCTCCATGTGTACCTACGCGATGCCGCTCCTGGTGCTGGCCACCACCAACTCCGCGTCTCTGACAGGGCTGGCCTTCGCGCTCGAATGGATTCCGCGCGTGGCGGCCTTCGGCCTGGCGGGTGATCTGGTCGACCGGTGCGGGGCGGCGATCGTCTTCTTCCTCGCCTCCCTGGCGCGGGCCCTGCTCGTGGGGGCGGGAGGAGTCGCGCTGTTCGTGCTTCCGGGCGGGACGGCAGAGACGGTCACGGTGATGGCGCTGGCCGCCGGCACAGGAGCCCTCACGCAGTTCAGCTTCATCGCCAACGAGGCCGTGGGCGCGATCGTCAGTCGGCGTACCGCAGGCCAGGCACACAAGGTGCAGGCCGTTCTGATCGGGATAGACCAGACCGCCACCCTCACCGGGCCCGCCCTGGGAGGTGTACTGCTGCTCCTCGGACCGACCCACATGCTCGCCGTTCTGGGGGTGTTGTCCGTCCTCGCGGCCTGTCTCGCTCTGCAGACCCCGCCGACGCCGTTGCGCGCCTCGTCGAAGAACAGCGCGCGCCTGGAGGCGGGACTCAAGGTGGGCTGGAACACGCTCCGTTCCCTGCCTGTGCTGAGTTGGCTCGTGGCAGGGCTGGTCGTCTCCAACCTCGCGCTCGGGCTGTTGCACGCCGCCAGCCCGATCATCGTGATCGAGCGTTTCGGGCTGACCTCGGCAGCGGTGGGGACCCTGTGGTCGGCGGCGGCGGCTTCCACCCTCCTCGCGGTGGCCGCCTGCCGGATCGCGCTCAACAGGCTTGGCCTGTGGGGAGTCGGCGTGGTCTGCTCCACGGTCGCGGCCGCGGCTTGTCTCGCCCTGTCCCAGGCTCCCACCTACATCTCATACGTCCTGGTCATGGCGCTCTTCATGGCCGCGGACGGTGGCCTGACCGTCGTGCTACGCACGCTTCGTTCACTCCTCATACCGCCGGCCGCGTTCGGCAGCACCCTCTCGCTGACCATCCTGCTTCTGCTGCTGCCCTTCCCGGTGGCGGGCGTCGTGGTCGCCTTGACGCCGGTGCCGGCCCTCGGTCACGCCATCCTGGTGTGCGGCGTACTGCAGGCCGTCGCCCTCGGCCTCGCCTTCCTGCGGTTGCGGGGCGATCCGGTACTCCGTGGCTCCGGAAACATGGCCCAGGCGGCCGCCTGA
- a CDS encoding tellurite resistance TerB family protein, producing the protein MAMWDRLKDQAKNLQQSQSGRGGGGQGHAPHGQGQRGGHAPGSSSGSGGSKAQLVGLLKSQLASVKTELKSGAYRDASMAMCALVAAADGYVEQAERQRVEELIVSNEVLQNFPADQLRQGFNRHVDRLVANFEQGKAEALREIAKAAKKPQEARAVVQTGIVVAGADGHFELSEQQAIRDACAALGLSPAEFGI; encoded by the coding sequence GTGGCGATGTGGGACCGGCTCAAGGACCAGGCCAAGAATCTCCAGCAGTCCCAGAGCGGCAGGGGAGGAGGCGGACAGGGGCACGCCCCCCACGGACAGGGACAGCGCGGTGGCCACGCACCCGGTTCGTCCTCGGGCTCGGGTGGCTCCAAGGCCCAGCTGGTCGGGCTGCTCAAGTCCCAGCTCGCGTCGGTCAAGACCGAGTTGAAGAGCGGTGCCTACCGGGACGCCAGCATGGCGATGTGCGCCCTGGTGGCCGCGGCCGACGGATATGTGGAGCAGGCTGAGCGGCAGCGCGTGGAGGAGCTGATCGTCTCCAACGAAGTCCTGCAGAACTTCCCGGCGGACCAGCTTCGCCAGGGCTTCAACCGCCACGTGGACCGGCTCGTCGCCAACTTCGAACAGGGCAAGGCCGAAGCGCTGCGGGAGATCGCCAAGGCGGCCAAGAAGCCGCAGGAGGCCCGCGCGGTCGTCCAGACGGGCATCGTGGTCGCGGGTGCGGACGGACACTTCGAGCTGTCCGAGCAGCAGGCCATCCGTGACGCCTGCGCCGCTCTCGGTCTGTCGCCCGCGGAGTTCGGCATCTGA
- a CDS encoding SGNH/GDSL hydrolase family protein has translation MNRTQYGWTASNRRRATAVGAALTGCALVVASAGPVAAHGNGQGRGTDYVALGDSYTSGPGIPKQVDVNCARSDHNYPSLVAAERRTSTFKDMSCGGATTVEMWKTQGTNPPQLNAVKRDTDLVTVQIGGNDIGFSSIIGTCAQLSSQDLAGNPCQRHYTSSGVDQLTLKILETAPKIARVLRAVHARAPHARVLVVGYPDLLPEDGSGCYPSVPFAAKDFPYLRDTGKRLNLMMRVVARLNRAEYVDTYGPTIGHDMCKDPAIRWVEPLRPASPAAPAHPNAKGEEAMARAVLKRLGKGHGR, from the coding sequence ATGAACCGCACCCAGTACGGCTGGACAGCATCGAACCGCCGACGGGCGACCGCCGTCGGAGCCGCGCTCACCGGCTGTGCCCTCGTCGTCGCGTCGGCGGGACCCGTCGCGGCCCACGGCAACGGACAGGGCAGGGGCACGGACTACGTCGCCCTGGGCGACTCCTACACCTCGGGACCGGGCATCCCGAAGCAGGTCGACGTGAACTGCGCCCGCTCCGACCACAACTACCCCTCACTCGTGGCCGCCGAGCGAAGGACGTCCACGTTCAAGGACATGAGCTGCGGCGGCGCCACGACCGTGGAGATGTGGAAGACGCAGGGGACGAACCCCCCGCAGCTCAACGCCGTCAAGCGTGACACCGACCTGGTGACGGTGCAGATAGGCGGCAACGACATCGGGTTCAGTTCCATCATCGGCACGTGCGCCCAGCTGAGCTCGCAGGATCTGGCCGGAAATCCGTGCCAGCGTCACTACACGTCGTCCGGGGTCGATCAGCTGACGCTGAAGATCCTCGAGACGGCACCCAAGATCGCCCGCGTGCTGCGGGCCGTGCACGCCAGGGCGCCGCACGCTCGCGTGCTCGTCGTCGGCTATCCGGATCTGCTGCCGGAGGACGGCAGTGGCTGCTACCCCTCGGTGCCGTTCGCCGCGAAGGACTTCCCCTATCTGCGCGACACCGGAAAGCGCCTCAACCTGATGATGCGGGTCGTGGCGCGGTTGAACCGGGCCGAATACGTCGACACGTACGGGCCCACGATCGGCCACGACATGTGCAAGGACCCGGCGATCCGCTGGGTCGAACCACTGCGACCGGCCTCGCCCGCGGCCCCGGCCCACCCCAACGCCAAGGGCGAGGAGGCCATGGCGCGTGCCGTGCTGAAGCGTCTGGGCAAGGGGCACGGACGCTGA
- a CDS encoding NAD(P)/FAD-dependent oxidoreductase, translating to MDIVGRPKILVVGAGFAGVACVRRLERKLGPDEADLALVTPFSYQLYLPLLPQVASGVLTPQSIAVSLRRSRKYRTRIIPGGAIGVDLKAKVCVVRKITGEIVNERYDHIVLAPGSVTRTFDIPGLADNARGMKTLAEAAYVRDHVISQLDIADASQDEAERAARLQFVVVGGGYAGTETAACLQRLTHNAVKRYPRLDPKLIKWHLIDIAPKLMPELGDKLGSSAQEILRRRGIDVSLGVSIAKAGPEEVTFTDGRVIPTHTLIWTAGVAASPLMATLGTETVKGRLAVSSEMSLRGHDGVFALGDAAAVPDEAKDVEGAVCPPTAQHAMRQGKHVADNVIASLRGQRMTPYVHKDLGLVVDLGGRDAVSKPLGVELRGLPALVVARGYHWSALRTNVAKARVATNWALNSVAGDDFVRTGFLSRTPATLRDFEYTNAYLTPEQIRERTEAE from the coding sequence ATGGACATCGTGGGACGACCGAAGATCTTGGTGGTGGGAGCGGGCTTCGCGGGAGTGGCGTGCGTCCGCCGCCTGGAGCGCAAGCTGGGACCCGACGAGGCCGACCTCGCACTGGTGACGCCGTTCTCCTACCAGCTCTACCTGCCGCTGCTGCCGCAGGTCGCCTCGGGGGTCCTGACCCCGCAGTCGATCGCCGTGTCGCTGCGCCGCAGCCGCAAGTACCGCACCCGCATCATTCCCGGCGGTGCCATCGGCGTGGATCTGAAGGCCAAGGTCTGCGTCGTCCGCAAGATCACGGGCGAGATCGTGAACGAGCGGTACGACCACATCGTCCTGGCACCGGGCAGTGTCACCCGGACCTTCGACATCCCGGGCCTCGCCGACAACGCCCGCGGCATGAAGACGCTCGCCGAGGCGGCGTACGTCCGTGACCACGTCATCTCGCAGCTCGACATCGCCGACGCCAGCCAGGACGAGGCCGAGCGGGCGGCGCGACTCCAGTTCGTGGTGGTGGGCGGAGGCTACGCAGGCACCGAGACCGCCGCGTGCCTGCAGCGCCTGACGCACAACGCGGTCAAGCGTTACCCGAGGCTCGACCCGAAGCTGATCAAGTGGCACCTGATCGACATCGCGCCGAAGCTGATGCCCGAGCTGGGCGACAAACTCGGCAGCAGCGCTCAGGAGATCCTGCGCAGGCGGGGCATCGACGTCTCGCTGGGCGTCTCCATCGCGAAGGCAGGCCCCGAGGAGGTCACCTTCACCGACGGCCGGGTGATCCCGACGCACACGCTCATCTGGACAGCCGGAGTCGCGGCGAGCCCGCTCATGGCCACCCTGGGCACCGAGACGGTCAAGGGGCGGCTGGCGGTCAGCTCGGAGATGTCCCTGCGTGGGCACGACGGCGTCTTCGCGCTCGGAGACGCCGCCGCCGTACCGGACGAGGCCAAGGACGTGGAGGGCGCGGTCTGCCCGCCGACCGCCCAGCACGCGATGCGCCAGGGCAAGCACGTCGCCGACAACGTCATCGCGTCCCTGCGCGGCCAGCGGATGACGCCGTACGTCCACAAGGACCTGGGGCTCGTCGTCGACCTCGGAGGCCGCGACGCCGTGTCCAAGCCGCTCGGTGTCGAACTGCGTGGCCTGCCCGCGCTGGTCGTCGCCCGTGGCTACCACTGGTCGGCGCTGCGTACCAATGTGGCGAAGGCCCGGGTGGCGACCAACTGGGCGCTGAACAGCGTGGCCGGCGACGACTTCGTGCGCACCGGGTTCCTGTCCCGTACGCCCGCCACACTGCGGGACTTCGAATACACGAACGCGTATCTGACTCCGGAGCAGATCCGGGAGCGCACCGAGGCCGAGTGA
- a CDS encoding cupin domain-containing protein, translating into MTGCVVALAFGSTSALATPGSGVTGTVLAKGTSSGTLKIKAKGRTDVIVRSITIAPGGSTGWHHHPGQLIAVVKSGTLTRTLRDCSVETTPTGASFIEPAGARHVHIGRNLGTEPVELYVTYLVPEGSPLSIDADAPACAGE; encoded by the coding sequence ATGACAGGCTGCGTGGTCGCGCTGGCCTTCGGGTCGACGTCCGCGCTCGCCACCCCCGGCAGCGGGGTCACCGGCACGGTCCTCGCCAAGGGCACATCGTCCGGCACCCTGAAAATAAAGGCCAAGGGGCGTACGGACGTCATCGTGCGGTCCATCACCATCGCGCCCGGCGGCTCGACAGGCTGGCACCACCACCCGGGTCAGCTCATCGCTGTCGTCAAGTCGGGCACGCTCACCCGCACGCTGCGGGACTGCTCCGTGGAGACCACACCCACGGGCGCGTCGTTCATAGAACCGGCCGGAGCACGTCACGTGCACATCGGCCGCAACCTCGGCACCGAGCCCGTCGAGTTGTACGTCACCTACCTCGTGCCCGAAGGCAGCCCGCTGTCCATCGACGCGGACGCCCCGGCCTGCGCCGGGGAATAG
- the fxsT gene encoding FxSxx-COOH system tetratricopeptide repeat protein, whose product MPRQIGTIPRQAECFQYRSIAEAMKGASDVEDAAAYVLSGMGGVGKTQLAAAYARDAWKDGRLDLVVWINANTRAGIVTVYAEAAAELLGADAGSPEHAADAFLAWLEPKSQPYPSRWLVVLDDVSHPDDLRHLWPPSSPHGTTVVTTRRRDAALSGDGRRMVGIGLFQPDEALTYLSRALAAHGRAEPAEQLAHLAGDLGRLPLALSQGAAFMVDSGLDAAGYRDLLADGARNLTELLPEPGTLPDDQHAPVAAAWALSIDQASALRPDGLARPMLQLTAMLDANGIPVSVLTSAPALDYLAHQRSNRGRHRRSQRRHECTAEEAVGALRALHRLSLIDHTPGNPGQTVRVHQLIQRAVRDALGPARYEPLVRAAADAVMAAWPDIERDTTLAQVLRANATALIRHGHGALHRTRTHPVLFRVGRSLGKTGQVTAAREYFEDLIGTVALHRGPEHPDTLAVRSACARWRGEAGDPSGAAAATSELLKDLLRVLGPDHGQTFTARSNLARWRGESGDLSGAVRETAELLEDRLRLLGPEHPRTLSTRSNLEYWRGRTGDPRAAAAATAEVLADMLRRLGPDHPHTLTTRSHLAHLRGQAGDPLAAVAATAELLEDRLRVLGPDHPDTLTTRHEWARWRGEAGDPEGAADALADLLKDRSRVLGPDHPRTLATRSNLACWRSEAGDRRGAAEMTAELLEDLIRVLGPDHPYTRTAQTNLARWQERPGQDGLPIPY is encoded by the coding sequence ATGCCGCGTCAGATCGGAACCATCCCGCGGCAGGCCGAGTGCTTCCAGTACCGCAGCATTGCCGAGGCCATGAAGGGGGCCTCGGACGTCGAGGACGCCGCCGCCTATGTCCTGTCGGGGATGGGCGGGGTGGGCAAGACGCAGCTCGCGGCCGCCTATGCCCGCGACGCGTGGAAGGACGGCAGGCTGGACCTGGTCGTGTGGATCAACGCCAACACCCGCGCCGGCATCGTGACCGTCTACGCGGAGGCGGCAGCGGAACTGCTCGGCGCCGATGCCGGCAGTCCGGAACATGCCGCCGACGCCTTCCTGGCCTGGCTCGAACCCAAGTCCCAGCCGTATCCCTCACGGTGGCTCGTCGTCCTGGACGATGTCTCGCATCCGGACGATCTGCGTCATCTGTGGCCCCCGAGCAGCCCGCACGGCACCACTGTGGTGACCACCCGGCGGCGTGACGCGGCGCTGAGCGGCGACGGCCGACGCATGGTGGGCATCGGACTGTTCCAGCCGGACGAGGCCCTCACGTACCTGTCGCGGGCACTGGCAGCGCATGGCCGTGCCGAACCCGCCGAGCAGCTCGCCCATCTCGCCGGGGATCTCGGACGGCTGCCGCTTGCGCTGTCGCAGGGCGCCGCGTTCATGGTCGATTCCGGCCTCGATGCGGCCGGCTACCGCGATCTCCTGGCGGACGGGGCCCGCAACCTCACCGAACTGCTGCCCGAACCCGGCACTCTCCCGGACGACCAGCATGCCCCCGTCGCCGCAGCATGGGCGCTGTCCATCGACCAGGCCAGCGCTCTTCGCCCTGACGGTCTCGCGCGGCCGATGCTGCAACTCACCGCGATGCTCGACGCGAACGGCATCCCCGTCTCCGTCCTGACCAGCGCACCGGCTCTCGACTACCTCGCCCACCAACGGTCCAACCGCGGACGTCATCGCCGCAGCCAGCGTCGGCACGAGTGCACGGCCGAGGAAGCAGTCGGAGCACTGCGGGCACTGCACCGGCTCAGCCTGATCGATCACACTCCCGGGAACCCCGGGCAGACCGTGCGGGTGCACCAGCTCATCCAGCGCGCGGTCCGCGATGCGCTGGGTCCGGCCCGGTACGAACCGCTGGTGCGTGCCGCTGCCGACGCCGTCATGGCCGCGTGGCCCGACATCGAACGTGACACCACCCTCGCCCAGGTCCTGCGAGCCAACGCCACAGCCCTGATACGGCACGGACACGGGGCGCTGCACCGGACACGCACGCATCCGGTGCTGTTCCGGGTGGGCCGCAGTCTCGGCAAGACCGGGCAGGTCACCGCGGCCCGAGAGTACTTCGAGGACCTCATCGGGACGGTGGCCCTCCACCGGGGACCTGAACACCCGGACACCCTGGCCGTACGCAGCGCCTGCGCACGCTGGCGAGGCGAGGCAGGGGACCCATCCGGCGCGGCCGCGGCAACCTCCGAACTACTGAAAGACCTGTTGCGGGTCCTCGGACCGGATCACGGCCAGACCTTCACCGCCCGCAGCAATCTCGCACGCTGGCGCGGCGAGTCGGGTGATCTCTCGGGCGCCGTGCGGGAAACGGCCGAACTGCTGGAGGACCGGTTACGGCTGCTCGGTCCGGAGCACCCGCGCACTCTGTCGACCCGCAGCAACCTGGAGTACTGGCGCGGCAGGACGGGTGACCCCCGGGCCGCAGCCGCAGCGACCGCCGAAGTGCTGGCGGACATGCTGCGCCGGTTGGGCCCGGACCACCCCCATACCCTCACCACACGCAGTCACCTGGCGCATCTGCGCGGCCAGGCCGGTGATCCGCTTGCCGCGGTCGCGGCCACGGCGGAGCTGTTGGAAGACCGGCTGCGCGTACTGGGACCGGATCACCCCGACACGCTCACCACCCGCCATGAATGGGCCCGTTGGCGAGGTGAGGCAGGTGATCCCGAAGGGGCCGCCGACGCTCTGGCCGACCTGCTCAAGGACCGGTCACGTGTGCTGGGACCGGATCACCCTCGCACACTCGCCACCCGAAGCAATCTCGCCTGCTGGCGGAGCGAGGCCGGAGACCGCCGGGGCGCGGCGGAGATGACCGCCGAACTGCTGGAGGACCTGATCCGGGTACTGGGGCCGGACCACCCCTATACCCGTACGGCGCAGACCAATCTGGCGCGATGGCAGGAGCGGCCCGGACAGGACGGGCTGCCCATCCCCTACTGA